A single window of Vigna radiata var. radiata cultivar VC1973A chromosome 4, Vradiata_ver6, whole genome shotgun sequence DNA harbors:
- the LOC106759140 gene encoding (+)-neomenthol dehydrogenase-like, protein MGDQAKRYAVVTGANKGIGFGVCKKLASSGVVVVLTARDEERGLKAIQTLKEFGLSDLLVFHQLDVDDPASVATLAHFIKTKFGKLDILVNNAAVTGGKLLDGEALLRMVGLNGEKVDWSEIGYGTVELVEQCVQTNFYGVERVTEALIPLLQLSTSPRIVNISSRAGLLKNIPNEWARTVFSDIENLTREKIDRVLKEFQKDFKDGSLEIKGWPAFAPAYTMSKAALNAYTRVMAKKIPHFHINSVCPGFVKTDMNNNTGELSIDEGSETPVMLALLPNNLPSGCFFYQGQVIPF, encoded by the exons ATGGGGGATCAAGCAAAAAG GTATGCTGTTGTGACAGGAGCAAACAAAGGGATTGGTTTTGGGGTGTGTAAGAAGTTGGCTTCAAGTGGGGTTGTGGTGGTGCTGACAGCTAGAGATGAGGAGAGGGGCTTGAAAGCAATTCAAACACTGAAAGAGTTTGGTCTCTCAGACCTTCTGGTTTTTCATCAGCTTGATGTGGATGATCCTGCTAGTGTTGCTACCTTGGCTCATTTCATCAAAACCAAATTTGGGAAACTTGATATCTTG GTGAATAATGCAGCTGTTACTGGGGGTAAATTATTAGATGGTGAAGCTTTACTTAGAATGGTTGGTTt AAATGGTGAAAAAGTTGATTGGAGTGAAATAGGGTATGGAACTGTTGAGTTAGTTGAACAATGTGTGCAAACAAACTTCTATGGTGTGGAAAGGGTAACAGAAGCTCTTATTCCTCTTCTACAGTTGTCTACTTCACCAAGAATTGTCAATATTTCCTCAAGAGCAGGGCTCTTGAAG AACATACCTAATGAGTGGGCTAGAACAGTGTTCAGTGACATTGAAAACCTTACAAGAGAAAAGATAGATAGGGTACTGAAAGAGTTTCAGAAAGATTTCAAAGATGGATCATTGGAAATCAAGGGTTGGCCAGCTTTTGCTCCTGCTTATACAATGTCGAAAGCAGCTTTGAATGCTTACACAAGAGTTATGGCCAAGAAAATTCCACATTTTCACATAAACTCTGTGTGCCCTGGCTTTGTCAAGACTGATATGAACAACAACACTGGAGAATTAAGCATTGATGAAGGTTCTGAAACTCCTGTAATGTTGGCACTGTTGCCAAATAATCTTCCTTCTGGTTGCTTCTTTTATCAGGGTCAAGTAATACCCTTTTGA
- the LOC106759138 gene encoding (+)-neomenthol dehydrogenase (The sequence of the model RefSeq protein was modified relative to this genomic sequence to represent the inferred CDS: added 79 bases not found in genome assembly), which translates to MAAAPRYAVVTGANKGIGFGICKQLVSNGVTVVLTARDEKRGTEAVEKLKEFGVSDQVVFHQLDVTDPKSIESLANFIKTHFGKLDILVNNAGISGTNVDHDALAAAREKVDSVDWRKFAHETYESTEASIKTNYYGAKLMCEAFIPLLELSDSPRIVNVSSTMGKLERIQNEWARGILXDVESLTEEKVDEVLKKFLNDFKEGSLQTNGWPPGLSAYIVSKAALTAYTRVLAKKYPSFCINAVCPGFVKTDLNFNIGYLGVDEGAESVVRLALLPNGGPSGLFFSRSEVASV; encoded by the exons ATGGCAGCAGCACCAAG GTACGCAGTTGTTACAGGAGCAAACAAAGGGATAGGATTTGGGATTTGCAAGCAATTGGTTTCTAATGGTGTCACTGTGGTGCTAACAGCAAGGGATGAAAAAAGGGGTACTGAAGCTGTTGAAAAACTTAAGGAGTTTGGTGTGTCTGACCAAGTGGTGTTTCATCAGCTTGATGTGACTGACCCTAAAAGCATTGAATCCCTTGCAAATTTCATCAAAACCCATTTTGGGAAACTTGATATCCTG GTGAATAATGCAGGAATAAGTGGAACTAATGTTGACCATGATGCTTTAGCTGCTGCACGG GAAAAAGTTGACAGTGTTGATTGGAGAAAATTTGCACATGAAACTTATGAATCTACAGAAGCAAGcattaaaacaaattactaTGGAGCCAAATTAATGTGTGAAGCATTTATTCCCCTTCTAGAATTGTCAGACTCACCAAGGATTGTTAATGTTTCCTCCACCATGGGGAAGTTGGAG AGAATACAAAATGAATGGGCTAGAGGAATCCTANGTGATGTTGAAAGCTTAACAGAAGAAAAAGTGGATGAAGTTCTGAAGAAGTTTCTAAATGATTTTAAAGAGGGTTCATTACAAACCAATGGGTGGCCACCTGGGCTTTCTGCATATATAGTTTCAAAAGCTGCTTTGACTGCCTACACTAGGGTTCTTGCCAAGAAGTACCCATCNTTCTGCATCAATGCTGTTTGCCCTGGCTTTGTGAAAACAGATCTCAACTTCAATATTGGCTACCTTGGAGTTGATGAAGGTGCTGAAAG
- the LOC106759137 gene encoding uncharacterized protein LOC106759137 yields the protein MIEPKPRYAVVTGANKGIGLETVKQLASNGVKVVLTARDEKKGHEAIEILKECGVSELVVFHQLDVTHSATIHSLVEFLKTQFGRLDILVNNAGISGVNPYEMQGSTINWRELTQTSEMAEKCLRTNYYGAKETTDAFLPLLKLSNSPRIVNVSSQAGLLKGIANKMAKGVFDDAENLTEDRIDEVLKEFMKDFEEGSFRNKGWPTFLSAYMVSKAAMNSYTRILARKYPNFCINCVCPGFVKTDINRNTGFLSVEEGAASVVRLALLPNGSPSGLFYSREEILQNKLLHFIIFVTWFWRKPLTLLTHPLSFSFSMAEPKLRYAVVTGGNKGIGFETVKQLASNGVKVVLTARDESRGQEAIGKLKEYGLSDLVTFHQLDVTHSASIHSLVEFVKTQFGKLDILVNNAAISGINLDGVEEGSAFNWEEHDQTYEMVEECLTTNYYGAKKVTEEFIPLLQLSNSPRIVNVSSQAGLLKNIVNEWAKGVLNDAENLTEEKIDEVLKEFTKDFKEDSLETKGWPTFWSAYKVSKVAMNSYTRILAKKHQNMIINSLCPGFVKTDINKNCGILSVDEGATSVVRLALFPDGSPSGLFYVRQELSNF from the exons ATGATAGAACCAAAACCAAG GTATGCTGTTGTTACTGGGGCAAACAAAGGGATAGGGTTAGAGACTGTTAAGCAGTTGGCCTCAAATGGAGTGAAGGTGGTGCTCACTGCCAGAGATGAGAAAAAAGGCCATGAAGCCATTGAGATATTGAAAGAATGTGGTGTCTCTGAGTTGGTGGTTTTTCACCAGCTTGATGTCACTCACTCTGCTACTATTCATTCACTGGTGGAGTTTCTCAAGACACAGTTTGGGAGGCTTGATATCTTG GTGAACAATGCAGGAATCAGTGGTGTCAATCCATATGAAATG CAAGGGTCAACAATTAACTGGAGGGAACTTACTCAAACTTCTGAAATGGCAGAAAAGTGTCTAAGAACAAACTACTATGGTGCAAAGGAAACAACTGATGCATTTCTTCCCCTTTTGAAACTATCCAACTCACCTAGGATTGTTAATGTTTCCTCCCAAGCAGGGTTGTTAAAG GGGATAGCAAACAAAATGGCTAAAGGGGTGTTTGATGATGCTGAAAATCTTACAGAAGATAGAATAGATGAGGTATTGAAGGAGTTTATGAAAGACTTTGAAGAAGGTTCATTCAGAAACAAAGGTTGGCCAACCTTTTTATCTGCCTATATGGTCTCAAAAGCAGCCATGAATTCATATACAAGAATTCTAGCAAGGAAATATCCAAACTTTTGCATCAATTGTGTGTGTCCTGGTTTTGTGAAAACAGACATAAACAGAAACACTGGTTTCTTATCAGTTGAGGAAGGTGCTGCTAGTGTTGTGAGATTAGCATTGCTTCCCAATGGTTCCCCTTCTGGCCTCTTCTATAGTAGGGAAGAAAT acTACAAAACAAACTCCTACACTTCATTATATTTGTCACCTGGTTTTGGAGAAAACCACTAACATTATTAACACATCCATTGAGTTTCAGCTTTTCTATGGCAGAGCCAAAACTAAG GTATGCTGTTGTAACTGGAGGAAATAAAGGGATAGGGTTTGAGACTGTTAAACAGTTGGCCTCAAATGGAGTGAAGGTGGTGCTCACTGCCAGAGATGAGAGCAGAGGCCAAGAAGCCATTGGGAAATTGAAAGAGTATGGTCTCTCTGATTTGGTGACTTTTCACCAGCTTGATGTCACTCACTCTGCTAGTATTCATTCTCTAGTAGAATTTGTTAAGACACAGTTTGGAAAACTTGATATTTTG GTGAACAATGCAGCAATAAGTGGTATCAATCTGGATGGAGTG GAGGAGGGATCAGCATTTAACTGGGAGGAACACGATCAAACTTATGAGATGGTTGAAGAGTGCCTAACAACAAACTACTATGGTGCAAAGAAAGTAACTGAGGAATTTATTCCCCTTCTGCAATTATCCAACTCTCCTAGGATTGTGAATGTTTCCTCCCAAGCAGGATTGTTAAAG AACATAGTAAACGAATGGGCTAAAGGGGTGCTTAATGATGCTGAAAATCTTACAGAAGAGAAAATAGACGAGGTGCTCAAAGAGTTTACCAAAGACTTCAAAGAAGATTCCTTAGAAACTAAAGGCTGGCCAACCTTCTGGTCTGCCTATAAGGTCTCAAAAGTAGCCATGAATTCATACACGAGGATTCTAGCAAAGAAGCATCAAAACATGATTATTAACAGTCTGTGCCCCGGTTTTGTGAAAACAGACATCAACAAAAACTGTGGCATCTTATCAGTTGATGAAGGTGCTACTAGTGTTGTGAGATTGGCACTTTTTCCTGATGGTTCCCCTTCTGGCCTTTTCTATGTTAGGCAAGAATTGTCCAACTTTTAA
- the LOC106759141 gene encoding sm-like protein LSM6A, with amino-acid sequence MSGTEKGGSGTTKTPADFLKSIRGRPVVVKLNSGVDYRGILACLDGYMNIAMEQTEEYVNGQLKNKYGDAFIRGNNVLYISTSKRTLAEGA; translated from the exons ATGAGTGGAACAGAGAAAGGAGGATCGGGAACCACAAAAACCCCTGCTGATTTCCTCAAATCCATTCGTGGAAGGCCGGTTGTCGTCAAGCTCAATTCCGGTGTTGATTACCGAG GTATACTTGCTTGTCTAGATGGTTATATGAATATTGCAATGGAGCAGACAGAGGAATATGTCAATGGACAACTGAAGAACAAGTATGGTGACGCTTTCATCCGAGGAAATAATG TTCTATACATCAGTACCTCAAAGAGGACTCTAGCAGAGGGGGCGTAG